In a single window of the bacterium genome:
- a CDS encoding HD domain-containing phosphohydrolase, producing MARTDRFEKRVDSHPLPAWLYDAGTLRFLHVNEATVSISGYTRRGLLAMKVSDVCVDAAGSRTGFRMPAQWRLRLKDGKAIDVKSAARAVRTRGRDAILVVAHTIARRPPRLSGLQTVYDLSRRLRTARAAEEMYPVIVEQARALLRAYHGCLALLNPEGQVFTRVYTVGVVGEKIGSTFPSPGTRSGRVASAGTPFVSPDFSRERIPDWMAAGGYRAFGPLAIVPVPTDEGIIGTLCVARARGSDGAAFTGAEVHLLDGIAEITGMAIQRARLHRQLQDANVQMVVALAHTVSSRDAYTARHCKRVAALAERVARQLGCSDRDVRDIRCAARLHDIGKVGLPDAVLRKPTALTDEEWSVMRQHPLLGEEILRPVHRLRGPAKLVRHHQEAWDGSGYPDGLRGEAIPLGARILAVVDAFGAITEARPYRPARTRAEAVAEIKRCAGTQFDPRVVAAFCAVIERRSG from the coding sequence TTGGCAAGAACCGATCGGTTCGAGAAACGTGTTGACTCGCACCCGCTCCCGGCGTGGCTGTACGACGCCGGCACCCTGCGATTTCTCCACGTGAACGAGGCGACGGTCTCGATCAGCGGCTATACGCGCCGCGGGCTCCTCGCGATGAAGGTCAGCGACGTCTGCGTGGACGCCGCCGGGTCACGGACCGGCTTCCGAATGCCGGCGCAGTGGCGCCTCCGTCTCAAGGATGGGAAGGCGATCGACGTCAAATCTGCCGCGCGCGCGGTGCGCACCCGCGGCCGCGATGCCATCCTGGTCGTCGCGCACACGATCGCGCGGCGCCCGCCGCGGCTCTCCGGGCTCCAGACCGTCTACGATCTCTCGAGACGGCTGCGGACGGCGCGGGCGGCCGAGGAGATGTATCCGGTGATCGTGGAGCAGGCACGGGCGCTTCTCCGCGCCTACCACGGGTGTCTTGCCCTCCTCAACCCCGAAGGGCAGGTGTTCACGAGGGTCTACACGGTCGGCGTCGTCGGGGAAAAGATCGGCTCGACGTTTCCGAGCCCCGGGACGCGATCGGGACGGGTGGCGAGCGCCGGCACCCCGTTCGTCAGCCCGGACTTCAGCCGCGAGCGAATTCCCGACTGGATGGCCGCCGGCGGCTACCGGGCCTTCGGCCCGCTCGCCATCGTGCCCGTGCCGACGGACGAAGGAATCATCGGGACGCTGTGCGTGGCGCGCGCGAGGGGATCGGACGGCGCGGCCTTCACCGGCGCCGAGGTGCACCTGCTCGACGGCATCGCCGAGATCACCGGCATGGCGATCCAGCGCGCGCGCCTGCACCGGCAGCTGCAAGACGCCAACGTGCAGATGGTCGTCGCTCTGGCGCACACGGTGTCGTCGCGCGACGCGTATACGGCCCGCCACTGCAAACGGGTCGCGGCGCTGGCGGAGCGCGTGGCGCGGCAGCTGGGATGTTCGGACCGCGACGTGCGCGATATCCGCTGCGCCGCGCGGCTGCACGACATCGGCAAGGTCGGGCTCCCCGACGCCGTGTTGAGGAAACCGACGGCCCTGACGGACGAAGAATGGTCCGTCATGCGGCAGCACCCGCTGCTCGGCGAGGAGATCCTGCGTCCAGTGCACCGCCTGCGCGGACCGGCGAAGCTCGTGCGTCATCACCAGGAGGCGTGGGACGGCAGCGGCTACCCGGACGGCCTCAGGGGCGAGGCGATCCCTCTCGGCGCGCGCATCCTGGCCGTCGTCGACGCGTTCGGCGCGATCACCGAAGCACGTCCGTACAGACCGGCGCGGACCCGCGCCGAGGCCGTGGCGGAGATCAAGCGCTGCGCCGGGACCCAGTTTGATCCTCGCGTGGTGGCGGCGTTTTGCGCGGTCATCGAACGGCGGTCCGGCTAG
- a CDS encoding lysophospholipid acyltransferase family protein, which translates to MVFSISRFLLRVILTTLFGFRVDGRGYEPAAGPVIVVSNHLSDLDPLVVGSALRRRVTFMAKHELFQVPGVRWWVTKCGAFPVRRGAPDRQALRTALGILQEGGVLVMFPEGTRGRDRTLREPEPGAALLARRTGAALLPVAVLGTDVVLPRDARGLRLGRITVRIGPPLYVTATGGERGGRDELDAIGRLYMTEIARLLA; encoded by the coding sequence ATGGTCTTTAGCATCTCGAGGTTCCTGCTGCGCGTGATCCTCACCACGCTCTTTGGATTTCGCGTCGACGGCCGCGGCTACGAGCCCGCCGCGGGTCCGGTCATCGTCGTGAGCAACCATTTGAGCGATCTCGATCCGCTCGTCGTCGGCTCCGCGCTGCGGCGGCGGGTCACCTTCATGGCAAAGCACGAGCTGTTCCAGGTGCCGGGCGTGCGCTGGTGGGTCACGAAGTGCGGCGCGTTTCCGGTGCGGCGCGGCGCCCCGGATCGACAGGCGCTGCGCACGGCGCTCGGGATTCTACAGGAGGGCGGGGTGCTCGTCATGTTCCCGGAGGGTACGCGCGGCCGGGACCGCACCCTCCGCGAGCCGGAGCCCGGCGCCGCGCTGCTCGCCCGGCGCACCGGCGCCGCGCTGCTGCCGGTCGCGGTGCTCGGCACCGACGTCGTGCTGCCGCGCGACGCGCGCGGGCTGCGCCTCGGCCGGATCACCGTCCGGATCGGCCCGCCGCTCTACGTCACCGCGACCGGCGGGGAGCGCGGGGGACGCGATGAGCTCGACGCGATCGGCCGGCTCTACATGACGGAGATCGCGCGGCTGCTGGCCTAG
- the cmk gene encoding (d)CMP kinase — MTGEGADIAVAIDGPMGSGKSTIAREVARRLGYRHVDTGAMYRAVAAAALRRGVDPDDAAALAALAGRVRVEPGAAGPGARVYVDGEDVTPALRTVEVNRIVGQVARVPGVRAALRDTQRELGAAGRVVMEGRDIGSVILPEARIKVFLTASPEERARRRQAELAAAGEMVPLDEVRRIEAEDDRAATTREVAPLVVAADATVIDSTNLPVDDVVARVLALVARAVRLRGPQP; from the coding sequence GTGACGGGGGAAGGCGCAGACATCGCGGTGGCGATCGACGGCCCGATGGGGTCCGGCAAGAGCACCATCGCCCGCGAAGTCGCCCGCCGTCTCGGCTACCGGCACGTCGACACGGGCGCGATGTATCGCGCGGTCGCCGCCGCGGCGCTGCGCCGCGGGGTCGATCCCGACGATGCCGCCGCGCTGGCCGCGCTGGCCGGCCGCGTCCGCGTCGAGCCCGGAGCGGCCGGGCCGGGCGCCCGCGTGTACGTCGACGGCGAGGACGTCACGCCGGCGCTTCGCACGGTCGAGGTCAACCGGATCGTCGGGCAGGTCGCGCGCGTGCCCGGCGTGCGCGCCGCGCTGCGCGACACCCAACGGGAACTCGGCGCGGCGGGCCGAGTCGTGATGGAAGGGCGCGACATCGGCTCGGTCATCCTGCCGGAGGCCCGCATCAAAGTGTTTCTGACCGCCTCGCCGGAAGAGCGGGCCCGGCGGCGCCAGGCGGAGCTCGCGGCGGCCGGGGAGATGGTGCCGCTCGACGAAGTCCGGCGCATCGAAGCGGAGGACGACCGCGCGGCCACGACGAGGGAGGTCGCCCCCCTCGTCGTGGCCGCGGACGCCACGGTGATCGACAGCACGAACCTCCCCGTGGACGACGTCGTCGCCCGGGTCCTCGCCCTGGTCGCCCGTGCGGTCCGGCTCCGCGGCCCGCAACCATGA
- a CDS encoding glycosyltransferase family 39 protein, which translates to MVRRELRGIPRAVVAGVALVTLLRLAIAVVLPLGDDETFYWEWSRHLAAGYLDQPPAIAWLIHASTALFGNTTFAVHLVAAVLFGITSLALWLLAREVLGRDDAATAAVALFNVIPVFAAGGLLAVPDGPLGLAWVLTLLWTWRAAHEAGGRAWLHAGLWLGLALDSKYTAAALPISIGLWLAASPYRRWLRRPEPYAGLAIAALLFAPVVWWNATHHWASFYFTLAGRPGWSAGPNAPIFLGLQFVYLAPLLFPWLVWALVVAGRRGLAGDPAWLFLAAAGIPVIAGIAAASFIGAAKGHWAAPGYMTATIALAALMTERSWSRRSRAWQSGLAAGIASAVLVTALAHALPVIAGAVLPPRLDPTVDYYGWRTAAPMIAGVAQRGAHRPFFITSDRYQVLAQFDFSTGGRYPSATVTGRDEYGYWTRWSDLRGRDGLFIQDGRYPRRVDLRQGCAAVERGPTVPVVRRGVVVRTLDLVWCRDFLGRPIRPLR; encoded by the coding sequence ATGGTCCGACGCGAGCTTCGGGGGATTCCGCGCGCGGTCGTGGCCGGGGTTGCGCTCGTCACGCTGCTCCGGCTGGCAATCGCGGTCGTGCTCCCGCTCGGGGACGACGAAACCTTCTACTGGGAGTGGTCCCGCCATCTCGCGGCGGGCTACCTGGATCAACCCCCCGCCATCGCCTGGTTGATCCACGCGAGCACGGCGCTGTTCGGCAACACCACGTTCGCCGTGCACCTCGTGGCCGCGGTCTTGTTCGGCATCACCTCACTCGCGCTGTGGCTGCTGGCCCGCGAGGTGCTCGGCCGCGACGACGCCGCGACCGCCGCGGTCGCCTTGTTCAATGTCATCCCGGTCTTCGCGGCGGGCGGCCTGCTCGCGGTGCCGGACGGACCGCTCGGCCTCGCCTGGGTGCTGACGCTGCTGTGGACCTGGCGCGCGGCCCACGAGGCGGGCGGGCGGGCCTGGCTCCACGCCGGCCTGTGGCTCGGTCTGGCGCTCGACAGCAAGTACACGGCCGCCGCGCTGCCGATTTCGATCGGGCTGTGGCTCGCCGCCTCGCCGTACCGCCGGTGGCTGCGCCGGCCGGAGCCGTACGCCGGCCTGGCGATCGCGGCCCTGCTCTTTGCGCCCGTCGTCTGGTGGAACGCCACGCACCACTGGGCGTCGTTCTACTTTACTCTGGCGGGTCGTCCCGGGTGGTCCGCGGGACCCAACGCGCCCATCTTCCTGGGACTGCAGTTTGTGTATCTTGCGCCGCTGCTGTTCCCGTGGCTTGTGTGGGCGCTCGTCGTCGCCGGCCGGCGCGGGCTCGCCGGGGATCCGGCCTGGCTGTTTCTCGCGGCGGCCGGCATCCCCGTGATCGCCGGCATCGCCGCCGCGAGCTTCATCGGCGCGGCGAAGGGACACTGGGCGGCGCCCGGGTACATGACCGCGACGATTGCCCTCGCGGCGCTCATGACCGAGCGGTCGTGGTCGCGGCGCTCCCGCGCGTGGCAGTCCGGCCTGGCCGCCGGGATCGCGTCCGCGGTGCTCGTGACCGCGCTGGCCCACGCGCTGCCGGTGATCGCGGGCGCGGTGCTGCCGCCGCGCCTCGATCCAACCGTGGACTATTACGGTTGGCGGACCGCCGCTCCCATGATCGCCGGAGTGGCCCAGCGCGGCGCGCATCGGCCCTTCTTCATCACGAGCGACCGCTACCAGGTCCTGGCGCAGTTCGACTTCAGCACGGGCGGACGCTATCCGTCGGCGACCGTGACCGGCCGCGACGAGTATGGGTACTGGACGCGATGGAGCGATCTGCGCGGCCGCGACGGCCTGTTCATCCAGGACGGTCGCTACCCGCGCCGCGTCGACCTCCGGCAGGGATGCGCCGCCGTCGAACGCGGACCGACCGTGCCGGTCGTGCGGCGCGGCGTCGTCGTGCGGACGCTCGATCTCGTGTGGTGCCGCGACTTTCTGGGCCGGCCGATTCGCCCGTTGCGCTGA